Below is a genomic region from Bacillota bacterium.
TCGAAGGCCTCTTCCATGATGATGGCAGTGACTTCCGCGCCGACGCCTCCAAACTTGCAGTCGTCCTCCGCTATCACAACCTTGCCGGTGGCCTTGACGGATTCCAGCAGTGTCTCCCTGTCCAGGGGTGACAGGGTCCTCAGGTCAACCACCTCTGCCTCCACGCCCCTGGCGGAGAGCAACTCCGCGGCCTCCAGTGCCTTGTACACCATTGCTGAGTAGCTCACTATGGTCACATCGGTTCCGCGGCGCTTGACATCGGCCTTGCCCAGGGGGACGATGTAGTCTTCCTCAGGTACATGCCCCTTTGCGGTGAAGTACAGGAAACACTGTTCAAAGAAGATGACCGGGTTCGGGTCTCTTATGGAGGCCTTCAGGAGGCCTTTGGCATCGTAGGGTGTTGCTGGGGTGACGATCTTCAGGCCCGGGATGTGCATGAACATGGCCTCGGGTCTTTCATTGTGCTGCGCGGCGGTGGAACGCCCCAGGGCATTGACAGTCCTGATGACCAGGGGGACCTCTACCTGCCCGCCGCTCATGTAGCGGATCTTGGATATCTGGTTCCATATCTGTTCCATGCAGCAGCCCATGAAAGAGGAGAACATGACCTCTGCCACCGGGCGCATCCCCGTGATGGCGGCCCCCAGGGAAGCCCCCACAAATCCATCCTCGGATATGGGGGTGTCCAGTACCCTTTCGGAACCAAACTCCTCAAGGAGCCCCCGGGTGATCCCAAAGTTGCCGCCTATGAGTCCAATGTCCTCTCCCAGGACGAAAACCCGCTCGTCCCTGGCCATTTCCTCTTTGAGCGCCTCGTTCAAGGCCTGCTGGTAGTTGATCTCTCTCATCTAGTGCACCTCCGCGAACAGGTCGTCGAGTGCTTCCTCTGGCCGAGGGAAGGGACTTTGCCGGGCAAACCTCTCAGCCTCCATGATCTCCTGGACTATGGCTTTGTCCACGGCCTCGAACTCATCGCCGGTAAGCATGCCGGCCCCCAGCATGTAGGTCTTGAGCCCCTCTATGGGGTCCCGGCGCTTGGCTGCCTCAAGGTCGTCCTTGGGCCTGTAGTCCTGCGGGTCTCCCTCCTCATGCCCGCGAGCCCTGGGCGTATCGCAAACCAGCAGGGTAGGCCCTTCTCCCCGGCGTGCCCTGGCCACGACCGCGGCCGCGGCTTGGTGCACCGCCAGGATGTCGCTGCCGTCAACGCTAACCCCAGGCATGCCGTAGGATGAAGCACGCACACTGAGGTCTTCCAGCTTCGTGGACCGCCGCTTGGGCACGGAAATGGCCCACTTGTTGTCCTCGCACACGAATATGGCCGGGAGATCCCACAAGGCGGCCAGGTTCAGGCCCTCGTGAAACGACCCCCTGTTTGTGGCGCCATCCCCGAAGAAGGCCACTGCCACCTGGTCTGTGCCTCTCATCTTGGCTGACAGTGCCGCCCCCACCACGATGGGGATCCCAGACCCGACGATGCCGTTGGACCCCAGGATACCCTTGGAGAAGTCGATGGTGTGCATGGAACCGCCCTTGCCCTTGTTCAATCCTGTCTTGCGCCCCATGAGTTCCGCCAGCATCCTGTCAGAGGGCGCCCCCTTCGCCAGGCAGTGCCCGTGCCCGCGGTGTGTGCCGGCCACATAGTCATCCACCCTCAGGTTGGAGCACACCCCCACGGCCACCGCTTCCTCGCCGATATAGGTGTGGAGCACGCCCCCCATCAGGCCTTCGCTGAAGACCTCAATGGCCTTCTCCTCGAAGCGCCGTATCCGGAGCATGCTCCTGAGCATTTCGAGGCATTTTTCCTTATCCACTGTGGTCACCTCCGTCTCTCTGCCGCTAATCGGTGATTACTGTCACCCTGTAGGCCTCCAGGACCCTTCGAGCCCTCGCCAGGAAGTCTTCACCTGGAGTGGCCATGCCCTCCAGGGCATACTCCCTGCCGAGCCTGGGATACTTGGCCTCCCCCAACCGGTGATAGGCCAGGGGTTCCACACTGATACCAGGGCGGGCGTCCTCCAGGAAGGCACCGAGGGCCTCGAGATCTGCAGTGCTGTCGTTGCACCCTGGCACCAGGGGCACCCGTACCAGCACCTCAACGCTGGTTGCCAGCAGGGCAAGAAGGTTGTCCCTCACCAGCCTGTTCCGCCTGCCTGTGAGCCTGTGGTGAAGTTCGTCATCTACTGCCTTGAGGTCATAGATGACTAGGTCCGCTCCGGTGGCCACATGCCGGAGGTGTTCCTGAGGGGCATACCCTGATGTCTCTATGGCCGTGTGTACCCGAGCGCGGCGGCACACCTCAAGGAAGGCTCTGGAGAACTCCGGCTGGGCCAGGGGCTCACCCCCTGAGAGGGTGACTCCTCCACCGGACCTGTCCCAAAAGGGCCTGTCAACTACGATTTCCTTGAATAGCTCCTCAGGCTCGACGCGCCTCCCCATGAGTCTCACTCCACCCCGGGGACATTCCCTGGCGCATTCACCGCACCCTCGACACCTGGACCTGTCAAGAAACCGCCTCCCCTTCCTGAAGGACACAGCCCCGCTGGGGCAAGCGGTAACACAGCGCCCGCATAGGATGCATTCACCACTGAATAAGGCCACTTCGGGCTCAAAGCGCTGGGATTCGGGGTTGTCACACCAGATGCACTCCAGGGGACACCCCTTTAAGAACACGGTGGTCCTGATCCCTGGGCCATCGTGTATGGCATAGCGCTTGATGTCAAAGATCAGTCCTGATCCCCCGGCTACACTCATACCTCGTGCCCGGTCCTGGAGATGATCTCGTCCTGCACTTCCCTGCTAAGGCTGGCGAAGTAGTCGCTGTAGCCCGCCACCCGGACTATGAGGGATCTGTGGGCTCCTGGGTTCTTCTGAGCCTCCAGCAGTGTCTCCCGGGAAACCACGTTGAACTGGAGGTGGTGCCCCCCCAGGTCAAAGTAGGTCCGGATGAGGTCGGCGAACTTCCTCAACCCCTCCTCACCCTTGAGGGTGCCGGGAGTGAACTTCATGTTTACCAGGGTGCCTGCGCACCTGGCGTGGTCAATCCTCCCCAGGGATCTGAGGACCGCCGTAGGGCCCGAGGTGTCCTTGCCTTGGACCGGCGATATGCCTTCTGAGAGGGGGTCTCCGCATAGCCTGCCATCGGGCGTGGCGGCGGTCCCAGCCCCAAAGGGAATGTGTGTTGTTGTGGGTATCATGTTGGCAGCGTAGGGCGTACCCTCCTGGTTTTGCAGGGCTGACAGCGCCCGGCAGAACATGGCGACCAGCCTGGCCGCGAGGAGATCCACCCTTTCTATACCATTTCCGAACTTGGGTGCCCTGTTCCAGAGGAGATCCCGGACTTCCTCATGCCCCTGGAAGTTGGACTCTAGCACCGGGACCAACTCCTTGAGGGTGATCCTGCGCTGCTCGAAGACAACCCACTGGAGCGCTGCCATGGCATCTGTCACCGTACCCGTTCCCACCCCGCACATCATGGGCAGGTTATACTTGCAGCCTCCTTGATGGAAGTCCCTACCCTTCTTGATGCAGCCCTCCATGACAAGGGATGTGAAGACCACCGGGCAGTGACGGGCAAAGGCAGCCCTAGAAACCTCGTCGTAGATGTGCTTGAGACCCACAACATGCTGGACCTGGCTTTCCAGGGCAGTCCAAAGGGCCTCCATGTCATCTAGGGAGGACGGGGTACCGGTGGGCGGCCCCAGCCTCTTCCCCGTCGTCATGCTTACACCGTCATTCAAGGCCAGTTCCAGGCACTTGGCCAGGTTTATGTAGCCGGAGGAGGCCATGTGGTCGCAACCCTGGGCTACCGGCTCCACACAGCCATTGATCCCGCCGGTCCTGGCATCCTCCAGGGTCTTGCCCTTATCCAGCAGGCTCACCACCCGCTCGTCTTCATTGAACACCGCTGGCATTCCCGTGCCCATGCGAACGACCTCGGCCGTCCTGAGGAGGAAGTCATGACCGGTCTGCCGGCTGATGAGGGCCGAGAGCTGCGGCTGAGGGAGCCTCAGGTCCGCCAGGGCTTCAAGGCACATGAAGGATACGTCATTGGTCCCGTCACTCCCGTCGGCCCGGAGACCCCCGATGTTAAGGTTCTGGAAATCCACATAGGTGTTGCTAGCCTTGGCGGTGCCGCTCTCCTTCACCACTGTGAGCTCGTTGATCTTTACCCACAGGCAGTTGAGGAGCTCCTGTGCCCCTGGACGGTCCAGGTTCCCCTTCTCCAGGTCATCCTGAAGGTAGGGATTGATGTACTGGCAGAAACGTCCCGGGGAAATGGCGTAGGAGTTGCTCTCCAGGTTCAGAATTAGGTGGACAAACCAGAAGGATTGCAGGGCCTCGTGAAATGTCTCGGCAGGGTACTGGGGTACCCTGCGGCACACCCGGGCTATAGACAGCAGTTCATCCCTGCGCCGGGGGTCTCGGCAGCTGCCTGCTACTTCCTCAGCAAGGCTTGCATACCTGTGGGCGAAGGCCACTGAGGCATCAGCCACGACCAGCAAAGCCTCGTAGAAGGCCTTCTTGTCCAAGACGTCCCAGGCACCGTAGTCCAGGGCCCCAATGGCCTCTGAAACCTGCCGTCTTATGCCGCTCATGCCCAGGCGCAGGACCTTCCCGTAGTCCACGGTCAGGTGGCCGATGCTCCGGTTGAGGTAGTAGTGGAAGAAGAGCGCCTCGTCAACGCCCTCCAGGGCTCTAGGGGGGGTTGCCTCGACGATGGCGTCGTAAACCGTGCGACCCCTCCAGTAGGGGAGAACCTTTTCTCGCAACTCTTTTTTGGTCTCAGGGGAGACGTAGAAGGGCGTTTCGGCCCTGGAGGCCAAGGTGTCCAGCTCATCCTCGATCCACTTGGAGTTGAACTCGGGGTAAAGCGGCGAGCCCTTGGGAGAGGGTGTCTTGCACCCGACGATCAGCTCCCCATCTCTTATGAGGATGCTGCCCTTCCTGAGCACGCTATCCAGTGCTGCTGCTCTCCTGGTGGCAGCTGGCTGGCCCTCCGTGGCCATGTATGCCTCCGTCACCAAGAGCGCCCTCTCGGCAAACACCTCGGGCCTGGCAGATATCACGTGATCCCGCAAGGCCTTAACCCTATCCGTCAGCACTGGGGAACCCCCCTCCAGTTATGGTTGACCTTGGTAAAGACGTTGGTCTGACCATGGTAAGGTTCTACGTAATTGCGCAGATTCCTTTTTGTCTTGGCCGCAAAAATCTGAAATGGGAAAGAGGATTAACGAGAATAAAGGGCGAAGTCTTGCCGCGGTCTGACCACACTTCCCAAGAGGCAGGGGAACCCATGGTTGAGATATCGGACCTGAAGAGCAAGAGAAAGCACATCAGAAGCTACCGGGTCATAGTTGAGGAGATTCGCAAGCTCATACGAGAGGGGCAGCTCTCCCCCGGCGATCACCTGCTGCCCGAACGCCAGCTGGCGGAGAAGCTGCAGGTGAGCCGGCCGACCCTCAGGGAAGCCCTGACAGCCCTGGAGTCCATTGGCCTCGTGGAGATCACCCGGAACGGCGCCAAGATCAGCGAGACCAACATGGAGGACCTGGTGGAACCCCTGGCCCTCAGTATCGTGCGGGAGCGCGATAACGTGTTTCACCTCCTGGAGCTCAGGAAGATCCTTGAGATACAGATGGTTCGCCTTGCGGCGGAAAGGGCAACCGACATCGACCTGCTCCGGCTGCGTGAGCTCAATCTCACCATGAAGCACGATATCGAATCCAAGATGCCCAATGACGATTCGGACGTCGCCTTCCACCTGGCCATTGCGGCCTCTACGCGAAACCCGCTGATAACTGATGTCATGACCATGATCTCGGGATTGATGCGGGACTGCTACGGGCCCAGCCGGAAGAAGCTCGTTTCAGACCCCGGGAGAGCCGGGCTGTACGTGCGCCAGCACCTAGACATCTACGAAGCAATAGCCGCGGGAGACCCAGACTTGGCCGAAGAGATGATGAAGGATCACTTCTTTAGCGTGGACCAAGACCTGACCAAGATCATCGAGGAGGAAACCCTAACCGAGGGCGATGGCAGCGGAGGCGTCACCGTCTCTTGATGCTCCTTGCCTCGGCGGCCAGGGAGGGCGAGACCTCCACACCCACTACTCCGGTCTTATCATATGCCTTGGGCCTCACAGACTTCTTTACTATCCCTTCTCCTATCACCTCGCCCTGGCGGTTCACTACAAAGACACCTTCCCCCACCTCGGGAAGGGGCTGGTACTCGTAGGGGAACTCCACTACTGCCCCTTTTCCGTCTTCCCCTGTCAGATCCACTACGAAGATGGCAAGGCCCGGGCACTTGGCAACGCACAGGCCGCATCCCGTGCACTTGTCCACATCCAAGGAAGGCAGGGAGGTTATGGGGGTGCCTACGGTTATGGCTCCCTGCTTGCAGGCGGTTTCACAAGGATTGCAGGGGATTTCCTGGACGCACTCGATCACCGCGACCCTCCTGCCGGGGACTTTGCCACCCGGAGGGTAACCCGGAGAAGCCTCCAGCTCCTCCCAGGATGCCACCCCGTCAAAGGCTTGCCCCTTTGTCATGCCAAGATCCCCTCTCCCTCTAGGATGGCTGCCTTCGCCTGCCTGCGGGCCGCTCCAAAGGGCCCGCTCCGCAGGGCCTCAAGGCGCCCCTGGATGTCCCTGGCCTCAGCGTGGTAGCAGTCATCGCTGATCAAGCCCAGGGACCAGGCGGCGCTGAGACCTGCCAGGCGTCCTTCCTCCATAGCAGTGGATGCCTCTTCCACCCCGGCTACGTCTCCCGCCACGAAGACCCCGGGCACGCTTGTCTCCATCCTCTCGTTGTGGGCAGGGAAGTGCCCTCCCAGAGCGGGAAACCACGCAGCCCGGGAGCCCGCCATGAGGGCAACCTCTATCAAGGGTCTCAGTCCCACTGCAACACAGATGACATCGACCTCCAGGTCCACCTCTGTTCCGGGCACAGGCTTCCAGTCCTTGTCCACCTGGGCAACGGTGGCTCCCTCCACCTGCCTATCACCCCAGGCCCCCAGGATCGTGTGGGATGTCCTGATGGGCACCCCCGCCCTGGCCAGCTTGGCGGCGTGGACCCCGTAACCCCCGATGCGAGGTGCGGCCTCTATCAGCATCTTGACCTCACCGCCCGCCAGGAGCGCCTGGTAAGCAACGATGAGCCCGACATTTCCGGAACCTACCATAAGCATCCTCTT
It encodes:
- a CDS encoding alpha-ketoacid dehydrogenase subunit beta → MREINYQQALNEALKEEMARDERVFVLGEDIGLIGGNFGITRGLLEEFGSERVLDTPISEDGFVGASLGAAITGMRPVAEVMFSSFMGCCMEQIWNQISKIRYMSGGQVEVPLVIRTVNALGRSTAAQHNERPEAMFMHIPGLKIVTPATPYDAKGLLKASIRDPNPVIFFEQCFLYFTAKGHVPEEDYIVPLGKADVKRRGTDVTIVSYSAMVYKALEAAELLSARGVEAEVVDLRTLSPLDRETLLESVKATGKVVIAEDDCKFGGVGAEVTAIIMEEAFDYLDAPVLRVATRDVPTPFSKPLENHIMPTVDDIVAACGKVAGA
- a CDS encoding thiamine pyrophosphate-dependent dehydrogenase E1 component subunit alpha; protein product: MLRSMLRIRRFEEKAIEVFSEGLMGGVLHTYIGEEAVAVGVCSNLRVDDYVAGTHRGHGHCLAKGAPSDRMLAELMGRKTGLNKGKGGSMHTIDFSKGILGSNGIVGSGIPIVVGAALSAKMRGTDQVAVAFFGDGATNRGSFHEGLNLAALWDLPAIFVCEDNKWAISVPKRRSTKLEDLSVRASSYGMPGVSVDGSDILAVHQAAAAVVARARRGEGPTLLVCDTPRARGHEEGDPQDYRPKDDLEAAKRRDPIEGLKTYMLGAGMLTGDEFEAVDKAIVQEIMEAERFARQSPFPRPEEALDDLFAEVH
- a CDS encoding glycyl-radical enzyme activating protein, whose product is MSVAGGSGLIFDIKRYAIHDGPGIRTTVFLKGCPLECIWCDNPESQRFEPEVALFSGECILCGRCVTACPSGAVSFRKGRRFLDRSRCRGCGECARECPRGGVRLMGRRVEPEELFKEIVVDRPFWDRSGGGVTLSGGEPLAQPEFSRAFLEVCRRARVHTAIETSGYAPQEHLRHVATGADLVIYDLKAVDDELHHRLTGRRNRLVRDNLLALLATSVEVLVRVPLVPGCNDSTADLEALGAFLEDARPGISVEPLAYHRLGEAKYPRLGREYALEGMATPGEDFLARARRVLEAYRVTVITD
- a CDS encoding glycyl radical protein; this translates as MLTDRVKALRDHVISARPEVFAERALLVTEAYMATEGQPAATRRAAALDSVLRKGSILIRDGELIVGCKTPSPKGSPLYPEFNSKWIEDELDTLASRAETPFYVSPETKKELREKVLPYWRGRTVYDAIVEATPPRALEGVDEALFFHYYLNRSIGHLTVDYGKVLRLGMSGIRRQVSEAIGALDYGAWDVLDKKAFYEALLVVADASVAFAHRYASLAEEVAGSCRDPRRRDELLSIARVCRRVPQYPAETFHEALQSFWFVHLILNLESNSYAISPGRFCQYINPYLQDDLEKGNLDRPGAQELLNCLWVKINELTVVKESGTAKASNTYVDFQNLNIGGLRADGSDGTNDVSFMCLEALADLRLPQPQLSALISRQTGHDFLLRTAEVVRMGTGMPAVFNEDERVVSLLDKGKTLEDARTGGINGCVEPVAQGCDHMASSGYINLAKCLELALNDGVSMTTGKRLGPPTGTPSSLDDMEALWTALESQVQHVVGLKHIYDEVSRAAFARHCPVVFTSLVMEGCIKKGRDFHQGGCKYNLPMMCGVGTGTVTDAMAALQWVVFEQRRITLKELVPVLESNFQGHEEVRDLLWNRAPKFGNGIERVDLLAARLVAMFCRALSALQNQEGTPYAANMIPTTTHIPFGAGTAATPDGRLCGDPLSEGISPVQGKDTSGPTAVLRSLGRIDHARCAGTLVNMKFTPGTLKGEEGLRKFADLIRTYFDLGGHHLQFNVVSRETLLEAQKNPGAHRSLIVRVAGYSDYFASLSREVQDEIISRTGHEV
- a CDS encoding FadR/GntR family transcriptional regulator; its protein translation is MVEISDLKSKRKHIRSYRVIVEEIRKLIREGQLSPGDHLLPERQLAEKLQVSRPTLREALTALESIGLVEITRNGAKISETNMEDLVEPLALSIVRERDNVFHLLELRKILEIQMVRLAAERATDIDLLRLRELNLTMKHDIESKMPNDDSDVAFHLAIAASTRNPLITDVMTMISGLMRDCYGPSRKKLVSDPGRAGLYVRQHLDIYEAIAAGDPDLAEEMMKDHFFSVDQDLTKIIEEETLTEGDGSGGVTVS
- a CDS encoding 4Fe-4S binding protein, encoding MTKGQAFDGVASWEELEASPGYPPGGKVPGRRVAVIECVQEIPCNPCETACKQGAITVGTPITSLPSLDVDKCTGCGLCVAKCPGLAIFVVDLTGEDGKGAVVEFPYEYQPLPEVGEGVFVVNRQGEVIGEGIVKKSVRPKAYDKTGVVGVEVSPSLAAEARSIKRR
- a CDS encoding NAD(P)/FAD-dependent oxidoreductase — translated: MTMREVQIAVVGAGPAGLAASVEAARKGAQVLVMDEQLEPGGQLYKQIHKFFGSREHLAGVRGFDIGRQMLAEAQGLGVEILLDTVVQGICDGNTLFAVTRGEPLLVMAQRAIVATGANENNLYFPGWTLPGVMGAGAAQTMMNVHMVLPGKRMLMVGSGNVGLIVAYQALLAGGEVKMLIEAAPRIGGYGVHAAKLARAGVPIRTSHTILGAWGDRQVEGATVAQVDKDWKPVPGTEVDLEVDVICVAVGLRPLIEVALMAGSRAAWFPALGGHFPAHNERMETSVPGVFVAGDVAGVEEASTAMEEGRLAGLSAAWSLGLISDDCYHAEARDIQGRLEALRSGPFGAARRQAKAAILEGEGILA